The following proteins come from a genomic window of Bremerella cremea:
- a CDS encoding RNA polymerase sigma factor, producing MNDAPTNQSTNSCLLREHGQSVWNVIVRLLGDDGHDAADCFQQTYLQYAAQADKKSPVRNPNALLKKIAAARAIDLVRRRIRERGRTTVAEPDSMPAQRSFNPEAVLAEEELREALRFALIEIPPDQATAFVLTAIEEVSHEDAASVLGVTVNHLGVLLFRARKVLQTKLSVFAPEGRAK from the coding sequence TTGAATGACGCGCCCACGAACCAATCGACCAACTCTTGTTTGCTGCGCGAGCATGGGCAAAGCGTGTGGAATGTTATCGTCCGCCTGTTAGGTGACGATGGGCACGACGCAGCCGATTGTTTTCAGCAAACGTATCTTCAATACGCCGCTCAGGCCGACAAAAAGTCGCCGGTTCGTAACCCGAATGCCTTACTGAAAAAAATCGCTGCCGCCCGAGCCATCGATCTGGTCCGCCGGCGAATCCGCGAGCGAGGCAGAACAACAGTTGCCGAGCCTGATTCCATGCCAGCGCAGCGATCTTTCAACCCCGAAGCAGTGCTGGCAGAAGAGGAACTGCGGGAAGCGTTGCGTTTTGCCTTGATCGAAATCCCGCCCGACCAGGCCACGGCCTTTGTTTTGACGGCGATCGAAGAAGTCTCGCACGAAGATGCCGCTTCTGTGCTGGGCGTGACGGTCAATCACTTGGGCGTGCTTCTATTTCGTGCCCGTAAGGTACTGCAAACCAAACTATCTGTTTTTGCCCCGGAAGGGAGAGCCAAGTGA
- a CDS encoding Maf family protein has translation MANSKTSLILASQSPRRQHLLREAGYEVTVVTPHPHAESPPRKDELPRDAVLRIAQEKAADVAQRVERGIVLAGDTLAELNGQPLGKPRDRAHAGEILRTLRGQDHFVWSAICLWHRPSDKIIVDVDQTTVRMANLTDDQIEEYLDSGLWEGKAGAFGIQDRTGWVSIDEGSLSNVVGLPMELLERMLNQMPLAD, from the coding sequence ATGGCAAACAGCAAGACTTCTCTCATTTTGGCCAGTCAGTCCCCTCGGCGACAACACCTCTTACGGGAGGCTGGGTACGAAGTGACCGTAGTCACGCCTCATCCTCACGCCGAGTCTCCTCCTCGAAAAGACGAACTACCCCGCGATGCGGTTTTGCGAATTGCGCAAGAAAAAGCAGCCGACGTGGCCCAGCGGGTGGAAAGGGGCATCGTCCTGGCCGGCGATACCCTGGCCGAACTCAACGGGCAGCCTCTCGGCAAGCCTCGCGACCGAGCCCATGCTGGCGAAATTTTACGTACGCTGCGTGGCCAAGATCATTTTGTCTGGTCGGCAATTTGCTTGTGGCATCGTCCCAGCGACAAAATCATCGTCGATGTCGACCAAACCACCGTAAGAATGGCCAACCTTACTGACGACCAAATCGAAGAGTACCTCGACTCTGGCCTATGGGAAGGCAAAGCTGGCGCGTTCGGCATCCAAGACCGCACCGGCTGGGTCAGCATCGACGAAGGAAGCCTGTCCAACGTCGTCGGCCTGCCGATGGAACTGCTCGAACGCATGTTAAACCAGATGCCCCTGGCTGATTGA
- a CDS encoding RluA family pseudouridine synthase, translating into MPRLEVLYEDNHLIAITKPADLPTMGVSEGEASAVTLVKDYLKQKYHKPGNVYLGVVSRLDRMVTGVLLFARTSKAAKRLNEQFRERTTEKQYQAIVAGQGSISPGKLTDWLRKDEQNHRMIASRHDGPGGQKAELQIESVQELPQGYLLEIKLLTGRKHQIRVQLSSRRLPIVGDRKYGSNSPFPAGIALHAAQLEIIHPVSREKLRFRSALPQSWENFI; encoded by the coding sequence TTGCCTCGCCTGGAAGTTTTGTACGAAGATAACCACCTGATTGCCATCACGAAACCGGCGGACCTGCCCACAATGGGAGTTAGCGAGGGAGAGGCAAGCGCGGTCACGCTGGTAAAGGATTACCTGAAACAGAAATATCACAAACCAGGTAATGTTTATTTAGGCGTTGTGAGTCGCTTAGACCGGATGGTGACCGGCGTGTTGCTGTTTGCCCGCACCTCGAAGGCGGCCAAACGGCTTAATGAGCAGTTTCGCGAACGCACTACGGAAAAGCAGTACCAGGCCATCGTCGCCGGCCAGGGAAGCATTAGCCCCGGTAAACTTACCGACTGGCTGCGCAAAGACGAACAAAACCACCGTATGATTGCCTCGCGGCACGACGGCCCAGGCGGGCAAAAGGCCGAACTGCAAATTGAAAGTGTCCAAGAGTTGCCCCAAGGATACTTGCTGGAAATCAAACTTCTGACAGGCCGCAAGCATCAGATTCGCGTGCAGTTGTCGAGCCGCCGGCTGCCGATCGTCGGAGACCGTAAGTATGGCAGTAATTCGCCGTTTCCGGCAGGAATTGCCCTGCATGCGGCACAGCTAGAAATTATCCATCCTGTTTCCCGCGAAAAGCTTCGTTTTCGCTCGGCTTTGCCTCAGAGTTGGGAAAACTTTATTTAG
- a CDS encoding serine/threonine protein kinase, giving the protein MPSSQTKKFRDSAIASGLVTAKQLEDAMKTLRENSLKHEFSDEELSEYLINQNLLTQYQADQLSKGLSKLTLGPYVITDWIGQGGMGQVFKAEHNFMGREVAIKVLPQQRSTPESIGRFLREIRMQAQLDHSNLVRAYDAGQDGNVHFLVTEYVPGTDLRRLVRAKGHLNQHQGASIISQAARGLAYAHEKKLIHRDVKPGNILVTRDGTSKVSDLGLADFMNDNSEESKLGKIVGTIDYLAPEQIRNPHDVSAKWDIYSLGCTFYYALTGKVPFPGGNVKDKARRHCEEPPLHPHRFNPTIDRELVEIIAEMMEKDPLRRISSASEVVARLEPWASDHRASDFTGQPIKSAWQPPPPVYSGTEGSRLNDTEAGSNIYELSESSSEQGSQYSQSTVQSLMADQDTKTIRESRRSFGGPPPVPVITRYTRREKQLMMALVFGLPASAVFGAIVAYVATVLSRG; this is encoded by the coding sequence GTGCCTAGTTCTCAAACGAAAAAATTCCGAGACTCTGCGATTGCCAGCGGCCTTGTGACTGCCAAGCAGCTTGAGGACGCAATGAAGACACTGCGCGAAAACTCGCTCAAACACGAGTTTTCCGACGAAGAGCTTTCCGAGTATCTGATCAACCAGAATCTGCTCACCCAATATCAGGCCGACCAGCTTTCCAAGGGGCTCTCTAAACTTACGCTAGGCCCCTATGTCATTACCGACTGGATCGGTCAGGGGGGCATGGGCCAGGTTTTCAAGGCCGAGCACAACTTTATGGGGCGCGAAGTCGCCATCAAAGTGCTGCCTCAGCAGCGGTCGACGCCTGAATCGATTGGACGCTTCTTGCGCGAGATACGCATGCAAGCGCAGCTCGATCACTCGAACCTCGTCCGCGCTTACGACGCCGGCCAAGATGGCAACGTTCACTTTCTGGTGACTGAATATGTCCCCGGGACCGATTTGCGGCGGTTGGTAAGGGCCAAAGGGCATTTGAATCAGCATCAAGGGGCCAGCATCATTTCTCAGGCCGCCCGCGGCTTGGCGTATGCCCATGAAAAGAAGTTGATTCACCGCGACGTCAAACCAGGCAATATCCTGGTAACCCGCGATGGGACCTCGAAGGTTTCCGACCTCGGTCTGGCCGACTTCATGAACGACAACTCCGAGGAATCGAAGCTGGGCAAGATTGTCGGCACGATCGATTACCTGGCCCCGGAACAAATTCGTAACCCGCACGATGTTTCGGCCAAGTGGGATATCTACTCGCTGGGCTGCACATTCTATTACGCGTTGACCGGCAAGGTTCCTTTCCCTGGCGGCAACGTCAAAGACAAGGCCCGGCGCCACTGCGAAGAGCCACCACTGCACCCGCATCGCTTCAATCCGACGATCGATCGCGAGCTCGTCGAGATCATCGCCGAGATGATGGAGAAAGATCCGCTGCGGCGGATTTCGTCCGCCAGCGAAGTGGTCGCCCGGCTCGAACCGTGGGCTTCCGATCATCGCGCGTCCGACTTCACCGGTCAGCCGATCAAATCGGCCTGGCAACCACCGCCGCCGGTTTATTCCGGCACGGAAGGAAGCCGCTTGAACGATACCGAAGCAGGCTCGAACATCTACGAGCTTTCGGAATCGAGTTCAGAGCAGGGGAGCCAGTATTCGCAATCGACCGTCCAGTCGTTGATGGCTGACCAAGATACCAAAACCATTCGCGAATCGCGTCGTTCGTTCGGTGGCCCGCCACCGGTTCCGGTAATTACCCGTTACACGCGTCGCGAAAAGCAACTGATGATGGCCTTAGTCTTCGGCCTGCCAGCTTCGGCAGTGTTTGGGGCGATTGTGGCCTACGTGGCAACCGTTTTAAGCCGCGGTTAG
- a CDS encoding SRPBCC family protein: MTNSLSSVRLHRVLRAPTERVYRAFLDPDALCRWLPPYGFLGKVDRIDPQVGGSYHMTFINFSTGHSHSFESTFLELVPGERIRSAGKFDESGLDGGMNRTITLRKVSCGTEIEIEQEFPAAIPAEMCYLGWQESLAQLAQLVEPEIPGQP; encoded by the coding sequence ATGACTAATTCGCTAAGCTCTGTCCGTCTCCATCGCGTGCTTCGTGCCCCAACCGAACGCGTGTATCGGGCATTTCTCGACCCCGACGCGTTGTGCCGTTGGCTGCCGCCGTATGGTTTTCTGGGGAAAGTCGATCGAATCGATCCCCAAGTCGGCGGCAGCTATCACATGACCTTTATCAACTTCAGCACGGGGCACAGCCACAGCTTTGAAAGCACGTTTCTAGAACTGGTACCAGGCGAGCGAATCCGTTCGGCAGGTAAATTTGATGAGTCTGGGCTCGATGGGGGCATGAACCGAACAATCACGCTGCGCAAAGTAAGCTGCGGAACCGAGATTGAAATTGAACAGGAATTTCCCGCAGCCATTCCTGCGGAGATGTGTTATCTCGGCTGGCAGGAATCGCTCGCGCAGCTTGCTCAGCTTGTCGAGCCAGAGATTCCAGGGCAGCCGTGA
- a CDS encoding DNA-binding protein, with amino-acid sequence MARKKPRKQTPLPKMAKPALRVLQVELGSETLEEVCQYSRRQVLALHGMGPSAMAILEQALAANGLCFANDS; translated from the coding sequence ATGGCCAGGAAGAAGCCACGCAAGCAAACCCCGTTACCCAAGATGGCCAAGCCTGCCTTGCGAGTGCTGCAAGTCGAGTTGGGAAGCGAGACCTTGGAGGAAGTTTGCCAGTACAGCCGGCGCCAGGTGCTTGCCCTGCACGGCATGGGCCCCAGTGCCATGGCAATCCTAGAGCAAGCATTGGCCGCCAACGGCTTGTGTTTTGCCAACGATTCGTAA
- a CDS encoding DoxX family protein has protein sequence MQKSNKFAIAGWVLSGLLAAFLIIASGMGKFTQWEGKAEMFAKMGWTEEVMFTIGIVEVAIAVLFLIPQTAFVAAILLTGYLGGAVATHVRVDDPFFFPILIGVLVWVALGLRQPVIFRLAIGQSSANTSVVDES, from the coding sequence TTGCAGAAGTCCAACAAGTTCGCCATCGCTGGCTGGGTACTCAGCGGTTTGCTCGCTGCCTTTCTGATCATTGCCAGCGGGATGGGTAAGTTCACCCAATGGGAAGGCAAAGCCGAGATGTTCGCCAAGATGGGCTGGACCGAAGAGGTGATGTTTACGATCGGCATCGTTGAAGTCGCCATCGCGGTTTTGTTTCTCATTCCGCAAACCGCGTTTGTGGCGGCCATTTTGCTAACAGGCTACCTAGGGGGCGCCGTCGCAACGCATGTGCGAGTAGACGATCCTTTTTTCTTTCCGATCCTCATCGGCGTGCTGGTTTGGGTGGCACTGGGCCTACGTCAGCCGGTGATTTTCCGTTTAGCAATCGGGCAAAGTAGCGCGAACACTTCTGTCGTCGACGAAAGCTGA
- a CDS encoding VOC family protein, protein MQFQNKITPFLSFPNEAEEAANFYVSLLPGSQIVRTLRNPHSGDVMTVEFELAGMTFVALNTGQDWPFSNAFSLAISCENQAEIDDLWTKLLDGGKEMACGWLSDKFGVPWQIVPAAIGPMLSDPDPKRAKRVFDAMCQMIKLDIATLQAAYDEGNG, encoded by the coding sequence ATGCAATTTCAAAACAAGATTACGCCGTTCCTTTCGTTTCCAAACGAAGCCGAAGAGGCTGCGAACTTTTATGTGTCGCTACTGCCTGGTTCGCAGATCGTGCGCACCCTTCGCAATCCGCATTCGGGCGACGTGATGACCGTTGAGTTTGAACTGGCCGGCATGACCTTTGTCGCATTGAATACCGGTCAAGACTGGCCGTTCAGCAACGCTTTCTCGCTGGCCATCAGCTGCGAAAATCAAGCCGAGATCGACGACCTCTGGACCAAGCTACTCGACGGCGGCAAGGAAATGGCCTGCGGCTGGCTCAGCGACAAGTTCGGCGTCCCCTGGCAAATCGTCCCCGCCGCCATCGGCCCCATGCTGTCCGACCCCGACCCAAAGCGGGCCAAACGGGTGTTTGATGCGATGTGCCAGATGATCAAACTGGACATTGCGACGCTGCAAGCGGCTTATGATGAAGGAAACGGCTAA
- a CDS encoding HEPN domain-containing protein yields the protein MPATALQHFKDDIKRAKAIRTHADSLPTQTILEKQLRSDLLRSAWMFAVGALDAYFCDAYTDIIAATASSKSRQPSITLPEWFYEIKFPLRAILEEYDNQNWRWRMAARKMMERENVTSLSAIQSLFNKFFRDKQKFFQDLLDVWMSDQDAKIRLFGISRTDYLAMNDPTDKRSARDAAKAQFKERFQVIFQRRHDCIHNCDRPRVSPQPLERGGTVLKVIQDIEFLVTRCDEHINAEFREFLVRFGCSPATITIAGY from the coding sequence GTGCCTGCTACAGCCCTGCAACACTTCAAGGACGATATTAAGCGAGCGAAGGCAATTCGGACGCATGCAGACTCGCTCCCCACGCAAACTATTCTTGAAAAGCAACTTCGCTCTGACTTGCTACGAAGTGCTTGGATGTTTGCAGTTGGAGCACTTGATGCCTATTTTTGCGATGCCTACACAGATATCATCGCCGCAACCGCTAGTTCAAAAAGTCGTCAACCCTCAATCACTCTTCCGGAGTGGTTCTACGAAATAAAATTTCCGCTACGAGCCATTCTTGAGGAGTACGATAATCAGAATTGGCGTTGGCGGATGGCCGCCAGAAAGATGATGGAACGAGAAAACGTTACTAGCCTGTCGGCAATACAAAGTCTCTTTAATAAGTTTTTTCGTGATAAGCAGAAGTTCTTCCAAGATCTACTTGATGTTTGGATGTCAGATCAGGATGCAAAGATTCGGCTATTCGGGATCTCACGAACGGATTACCTGGCAATGAACGATCCTACTGACAAACGCAGTGCCCGTGATGCTGCCAAGGCTCAGTTCAAAGAGCGCTTTCAAGTCATCTTTCAGAGACGACACGACTGTATCCATAACTGCGATCGACCGCGTGTTTCCCCTCAACCACTTGAACGTGGCGGCACAGTCCTGAAAGTCATCCAAGATATTGAATTCCTAGTTACCCGTTGCGACGAGCATATCAATGCTGAATTCCGTGAGTTCCTAGTCAGGTTCGGCTGCTCACCAGCGACTATTACCATAGCTGGGTATTAA
- a CDS encoding DUF1294 domain-containing protein encodes MRLQGKITYWNDDRGFGFITWDEVEDAVFVHIKAFTASGRRPEVGEIVSFEVTDGKEGKPEAKSVRFFDQPRPARQFTGRQTQQNSTFPLLFVLFFISFLAASAYFQRISWLVVVVYGVLSLITLIVYGRDKIFAQQGKWRTPESTLLFLGLIGGWPGGLAAQYLFWHKSSKVEFLVSFWFTVTLNVCAICYLIWIGDAGIVDQWIEQVWQKALAYKQTWPDMDTMLSNLKRTANKW; translated from the coding sequence ATGCGTCTCCAGGGAAAGATTACCTACTGGAATGATGACCGAGGCTTTGGCTTCATCACTTGGGATGAAGTCGAAGACGCCGTCTTTGTACATATCAAAGCGTTTACTGCCTCGGGGCGGCGACCAGAAGTCGGCGAAATCGTTAGCTTTGAAGTCACCGATGGAAAAGAAGGAAAGCCAGAGGCCAAGTCGGTTCGTTTCTTCGATCAGCCACGCCCTGCCAGGCAATTCACCGGGCGGCAAACTCAACAGAACAGCACTTTCCCGTTGTTATTTGTCCTCTTCTTTATCAGCTTCTTAGCCGCTTCTGCCTATTTTCAGCGTATCTCTTGGCTGGTGGTGGTGGTCTACGGAGTCCTGAGCCTGATCACGCTCATTGTTTACGGTCGGGATAAAATCTTCGCCCAGCAAGGCAAATGGCGGACACCAGAATCGACGTTGCTTTTCTTAGGACTAATCGGCGGCTGGCCAGGCGGCTTGGCAGCACAGTACCTCTTCTGGCATAAGTCCAGCAAGGTGGAATTCTTAGTTTCCTTTTGGTTTACGGTCACATTAAACGTATGCGCGATTTGCTACCTCATCTGGATTGGCGATGCCGGCATCGTCGATCAATGGATCGAACAAGTGTGGCAGAAGGCGTTGGCCTACAAACAGACTTGGCCAGACATGGATACTATGTTGTCTAACTTAAAGCGTACGGCCAACAAATGGTAA
- a CDS encoding GNAT family N-acetyltransferase, whose translation MLPSNYSIRHVAPEDYEAIIEICRLVYPTEVPYTVAELEDHRQVFPQGQFVAVENSRDEVAGVHFTLRLRMMDFHIDDSWDILTSGGSFLDHNADGPTLYGADIMVHPTHQHHGIAHALTDQARFLVQEEQLWRMVGASRLPGYGKQSHEISAADYVEEVVAGKRFDPVLSIHLKDGWTVVRPIHGYLQHDTESDGWAVVIQWVNPACPPPNEFDLSELKGAL comes from the coding sequence ATGCTTCCATCTAACTACAGCATTCGTCACGTAGCCCCTGAAGATTACGAAGCGATCATCGAGATTTGCCGGCTTGTTTATCCGACCGAGGTTCCCTACACCGTCGCAGAGTTGGAAGACCATCGCCAGGTTTTTCCTCAGGGGCAGTTTGTGGCGGTCGAGAATAGCCGGGACGAAGTTGCCGGAGTTCACTTCACGCTGCGGCTGCGGATGATGGATTTTCACATTGACGACTCGTGGGACATTCTCACCTCAGGCGGATCGTTCCTCGATCATAACGCCGATGGGCCGACACTGTACGGCGCCGATATCATGGTTCATCCCACGCATCAACACCACGGCATCGCCCACGCGCTGACCGATCAGGCTCGCTTCCTGGTGCAAGAGGAACAACTCTGGCGCATGGTCGGAGCCAGCCGCTTGCCCGGTTACGGCAAACAGAGCCACGAAATAAGCGCCGCCGATTACGTCGAAGAAGTCGTCGCCGGAAAACGTTTTGACCCTGTGCTTAGCATCCACCTGAAAGATGGCTGGACCGTCGTGCGACCAATCCACGGCTATCTACAACACGACACAGAAAGCGATGGCTGGGCCGTCGTTATCCAATGGGTGAACCCTGCCTGCCCACCGCCAAACGAGTTCGATTTGAGCGAATTGAAAGGGGCGTTGTAG
- a CDS encoding tyrosine-type recombinase/integrase encodes MTKVGSIFAQLANAHPLHTAGGNNGTLVHITKRVTAHPLCHSFATNLIEAGYNIRTVLELLGHKDVRTTMIYTYVLPLAYGLTRGHGA; translated from the coding sequence GTGACTAAGGTCGGTTCGATCTTTGCGCAGTTGGCGAACGCCCACCCGCTTCACACTGCTGGGGGCAACAATGGCACACTTGTGCATATCACGAAACGAGTGACGGCTCATCCACTGTGTCACTCGTTCGCAACCAATCTGATCGAGGCGGGCTATAACATCCGTACAGTGCTGGAACTGCTTGGTCATAAAGACGTTCGCACGACAATGATCTACACATACGTCTTGCCCCTGGCTTACGGTCTGACTCGTGGTCACGGTGCGTGA
- a CDS encoding tyrosine-type recombinase/integrase — translation MKFEGSTHCKDGKDWSCGIVDPRSRFRRRHSLHESTLSKTISAAARRAHITKRVTAHPLRHSFATHLIEAGYDIRTVLELLGHKDVRTTMI, via the coding sequence ATGAAATTCGAGGGCTCAACTCATTGCAAGGATGGCAAGGATTGGTCCTGCGGGATTGTTGATCCTCGCAGTCGTTTTCGGCGGCGCCATTCCCTGCACGAATCTACCCTATCGAAAACAATATCTGCAGCGGCCCGTCGAGCGCATATCACGAAACGAGTGACGGCTCATCCACTGCGTCACTCCTTCGCAACCCATCTGATCGAGGCGGGCTACGACATCCGTACAGTGCTGGAACTGCTTGGTCACAAAGACGTTCGCACGACAATGATCTAG